In one window of Deinococcus sonorensis KR-87 DNA:
- a CDS encoding c-type cytochrome, translated as MKTLLGAFAGVLLTATLVAHAATTTPTSYLKAPFTKEQAATGAKVYKANCAMCHGDKLSNGGAPKLAGSVFLTKWATNTLDDFHYIMSTTMPQTAPGTLKPAEYLAVTTYILQQNGAKPGKAAFKADDLKKYGFKK; from the coding sequence ATGAAAACGCTTCTCGGCGCATTCGCCGGCGTGCTGCTGACCGCGACCCTGGTGGCGCACGCGGCAACGACCACCCCCACCTCGTACCTCAAAGCGCCGTTCACCAAGGAACAGGCCGCCACCGGCGCCAAGGTCTACAAAGCCAACTGCGCGATGTGCCACGGGGACAAACTCAGCAACGGCGGCGCGCCGAAACTCGCGGGCAGCGTGTTCCTCACGAAATGGGCCACCAACACCCTGGACGACTTCCATTACATCATGTCCACCACCATGCCCCAGACCGCGCCCGGCACCCTCAAGCCGGCGGAGTACCTCGCGGTGACCACTTACATTCTGCAGCAGAACGGTGCAAAACCCGGCAAAGCCGCCTTCAAGGCCGACGACCTGAAGAAATACGGCTTCAAGAAGTAA
- a CDS encoding TetR/AcrR family transcriptional regulator produces the protein MPAKEPLHPQTRRHLVNSDRLRCSAIKEFALYGLTGAKVSNIVANAELTQPSFYRVWPSKEAAYHDIIENTAETWYSAAASMFHQDVAWTAENLLERIEYGINTLFTALTENMDLTTLVIRHQLNNPAERDTYLAIYDQGFDDLQQDGIIGQDIPSEVLAQAYLALTERFFVARLLNGQGSPLAVSREVAPLMVGILNSATSG, from the coding sequence ATGCCTGCAAAGGAACCGTTGCATCCGCAGACGCGCCGTCATCTTGTAAATAGCGACCGTTTGCGGTGTTCAGCCATCAAAGAATTCGCTTTATACGGCCTGACGGGAGCCAAGGTTAGCAACATCGTCGCTAATGCGGAACTGACCCAGCCTTCTTTCTATCGTGTCTGGCCGAGTAAAGAAGCGGCCTACCACGACATTATCGAGAACACCGCGGAAACGTGGTACAGCGCGGCCGCTTCCATGTTCCACCAAGATGTTGCCTGGACGGCTGAGAATCTCCTCGAAAGGATTGAATACGGGATCAATACATTATTCACCGCACTCACGGAAAACATGGACCTGACCACCCTCGTCATTCGCCATCAACTGAACAATCCGGCGGAGCGAGACACCTACCTCGCCATCTACGATCAGGGATTTGACGACCTTCAACAGGACGGCATCATCGGACAGGACATCCCTTCAGAAGTGCTGGCCCAGGCCTACCTGGCGTTGACCGAACGGTTTTTCGTGGCGCGGCTGCTGAATGGTCAGGGCTCGCCCCTGGCCGTCAGCCGGGAAGTCGCGCCGCTGATGGTCGGCATCCTGAACAGCGCCACATCCGGGTAG